The DNA segment TTTGGTAAATAGATCGTTTGACAATTTTCTTGTCATCCCATTAGGTTGCGAGTTATAAAGACTCAGCATCACATAGAAGCACTGGTTGAGCACCAGAACGGCCAGGTGGTGGTTTCAGCATCTACTCGTGAATGGGCTATTAAAAAACACCTTTATAATACCAGAAACGTGGCGGCTTGTGAGAGTATAGGACGTGTGCTGGCACAGCGCTGCTTAGAAGCAGGAATCAATTTCATGGTCTACCAACCAACCCCTTGGGAGGCATCCTCAGACTcggtatttttatttctttatatttacctaaaagataaaaatttggGGCATTGGTGGTGGCAGGTGCTTTtggagaggcaggggcaggcggatcactgagtttgaggccagcctgggctacagagtgagttccagcatagctatgactacacagagaaaccctgtctagaaaaacaaaccaaaaagataaaaatttggCCTGGTGtggtagaagcagagacagatggagcTCTTGAGTACAGggccaggtctacaaagcaagttccatcTAGTCATGgatatagtgagaccctttctcggAAGGAAAAAGAAGGTGGTAAGTTGATTGTCGGTGACGCAGGTTCTTAATTCCAGCTGTCGAGGGCTTGAGgcctcaagttcaaggcttgAATAgcttagtaagaccctgtctcgggaggtagaggcaggtgtgtctctgtgagttcgaggccagcctggtctacagagtgagatccaggacagtcaccaaaactacacagaaaaaccctatcttgaaaaaccaaaaaaaaaaaaaaaaaaaaaaaaaagatgtttctgcagaccctatctcaaaaatttaaaaggaaaagtggTGACTAGGGCTATAAGTCAGTGGTAGCTCTACCCTAGCATGCTGGATGCCTTGTGTTCCATTCATAGAGCACTCATGTGCTTGCGTGCatacgcacgcatgcacacatgcggTACAGAACTGGGGATGCATCTCTGAGAgcattgcctagcatgtgcagtcTCTAGCAACATACAGAGACAATAGAGGGCATTTTATTAGTTCTTGGTATTAGATacacttacattattttttgagGATATTCTACGTGTTAGGCCTGTGGCTGGGTACTGTGACAGCACTTGATTTTTGCAAGGCCACAGGAGCTATGGCTCCCACTCTGTACAAACTGAGGTCAGTGAGTATTGCAAGTTTAAAACAGTAGATGACGGAGTCCCTGGAGTCTAGGATGTTAGCACTGCACTTCTGTTAACGCTGGCATCGGCCTGTGTAGTTGAAGATGCTGATCACTGATGGCTCTCCATTTCCTATTTCTTATGTTCCTAAGATCACTCAGAAAAACCAGTGCAGTCTGGGAGGTCAACAAGATGAAATCAATTGTATCTTTGTCTCTTGGAAGGCAAACATGTTTCAGGTTTTCTGAAGGTTAatagtgttttccttttttttttttttcctctctctgatCTTCAAACCAGATAAAGTGTCTACAGAATGCCATGACAGAAGGTGGTGTGGTGCTTCAGGAACCTAGGAGAATCTATGAATGAAGTAGAAGCATTAACTGCTTTGAAAGTGTAAACATAACACCATCAGCTACTCCAGCCGTCCAAAGAAAGCATCTGCatctaaaaacagaaagaaaagcacttGGAAGGAGAACCAGACTGAAAGCCTCATAACAATAATGTAACAGTGGAAAATTATTTAAAGTGAGCCTCTTCCCACTTCTTTGTGcttgtgtggttttgttgttttaatcaaGGATTAAACTTGTCCCCTTTTGTGGACGTCAGTACTCAAAAAGCAGTTATAACCATTTGAAGAGCAGATTAAAACGTTTATAACAAACTCCAAACCCTTGTTGTGTTACTCTCTAAGTACCTTATGGCTACAGAGCAAACGTGAAGTTTCTGTAAAGCACTAAGTATCATGGATGGCTCCTGGCCAGTCATCGGGGAATGAGGATTGCTTGCTGCCCAGGATGGGGGCTGgtgttttgtcttgttgttgttgttttaaagttcTTTCTTGCAGatgacatcattttttaaaagatttatttatagccaggcagtggttttgcacgcctttaatcccagcagtccggaggcagagccaggcggatctctgtgagttcgaggccagcctggtctccaaatcgagttccaggaaaggcgcaaagctacacagagaaaccctgtctcgaaaaccaaaaaaaaaaaaaaaaggatttatttatttatttatttatttatttactatgtacacagaagagggtgccagatctcattacagatgtttgatGAGCCAGTCTTGTTTTTAATATCAGTGTAATTGTAAATTCAGAACTACTATGGCAATATGCTGCAAATGCCTTACAGACTTCCTTGGACTCACTTCCTAGCGATTTTAGGCAAATCTTAGAAATGAGTGTGAGGAGCAGCCAACAGGAGGTTGAAGTGATGGGTGGTGAATGTTCATCTGAGAATTCAAGTCTGGCTGTAGGAGCAGCTTTATAAACACTCAtacatgggactggagaggtggctcagtgtgattaaaagcactggctgcccttgcagaggacctgggtttggttcccaccacCAGAAGAGTAAGTAGCTCACAGCTGGTACTCAAGTTCTAGGAaatccaacacccacttctggcctctacaggtactgcacacatgtgcacatgtatgtgccagcaaaatatacataataaagttAGGTATTAAAAACCTcatgcaggttggggatttagctcagtggtagagcgcttgcctagcaagtgcaaggtcctgggttcggtcctcagctccgggaagaaaaaaaaaaaaaaacctcatgcaAGTTAACTTAGGTTGGAGCTCAGGGAGATCATGGCAGCTTTGAAAGTTGATATAATGTGAAAAAGACATATAAACAAGGTGACTTTTAGTGCAGTTTCCAAACACTGTGCACCTCAATAGCTTTATTCAGGAGTGGGATATATTACTTCTGagaattcattattattttagaaaaatggtAAGCTTAtacctctttttttaaacattgattCTGAGGCATTCAGCATCTAATGGCATAGGAGTCGTATCAGTATCATAGGAGTCATATCAATAAATACCCAAGTGGAggtaaagatatatatatacacacacacccctcaggtTAAATATGTGTCGAAGCACCTCACGTAGAAGCCCAGGTCTCTAGGAGACTGTACGTCTAGAACTGAGAGGGTATATCAGCGTGGAGACTGGTCACTGGGTTCCATAGGCAGGAATTGCTACAAGGTAAAGACCACATCAGCAGATGGCAACAGCTTCCACTTTCCCAGCAAGTTAAGATCAAGGCTGTGAGCATCCCACGCAAATTCAAATTCGCACTAACCCGGGTCCTGGCTGTAGCGGGCCACGTGCACGAGCTTTAAGTTCCTGCGCAGCGGAAACGCGTGGGCAGCACGTGGCCGCATCCGGCGCGCTCTGGAACCAGCGGCTATGGACGTGGGCGCCGATGAATTTGAACAGAGCCTCCCACTCCTGCAGGAGCTTGTCGCGGGTGCGGACTTCGTGGGTAAGGTATCTGGGGTTCAGGCCCTGTCACCAGAGTCGCCCGCCAGGGAGAGCCTGGggactggtgtgtgtggggtTCAGTACAGGATCGGTCTCCAGGCCAGAGGAGTTCAGAGAGCGTCCCTAGGAAGGAGAGGAGGCTTTCCCACCGGGCCGGAAGCAATCAAAcccacagctcctgcatctgttGCCCGGACAGCCCTGTTTGAAACCACACCCCAGGCTCCTGTTGTCTCCTGTTGATGAAACTGGCTTCTTGAGTACCCAAAaggtgtgcgtgtgtatgtgtacacacgtgtACCACCTGGAGCACTTTCAGCGTGAACGGTGGTGGCTTGCTCTGTCTCAGGACTCGTCTATTTTGCTCTCCCGTAGGTCTCGACATAGAGTTCACAGGTCTGCGTTCAAACTTGTCCCGGCACCAGCAGATCAGGTACTGCTGTTTTAACAGCCCACAGAGGCGAGCCTTCCTCGCCGGTGTATCCTTAATTACACCCTGTGTTGGGCATTTTTGGATGGGTTGCTCCCACCTGTTGAGAGAGATGGCCTTTGTTGGCCAAATGCTAGTACACGTCCCCTAATTGTGGTAACAAGGACACAACCGGCCCCTGGTTGAGAGTAGCTGAGCCTGCCCCAGAGGTCTTGTGCCTGCATCCGACCCCCTTGCTGGTGCCATGAGATGCCTCTTTCTTCACAGTCTTTTTGATTTGCCGTCTGAGTGGTATGTGAAGACCCGTCAGAGTGTTCAGAAATTTACAATCTGTCAGATTGGTGAGTCTGATGTTCAGCTCTTGGTTATGGATCGTTCAAGAAGGTTTTTTTACTGTGTAGGTTTTCAAAGATGTTGTGTGTCATTTTGTATGCTtgctctgttttcagtgtgtgtgtgtgtgtgtgtgtgtgtacaccacttGTAGTGTTTACTGTGTAAAAGATGGTGGTGGTAGCTTTTGACCGAGCAAGAATTTACCAGCATTATTTTGTGGTCTAGACAATATCAGGGACAATTCCTATTA comes from the Onychomys torridus chromosome 19, mOncTor1.1, whole genome shotgun sequence genome and includes:
- the Mrpl18 gene encoding 39S ribosomal protein L18, mitochondrial — encoded protein: MALQPRFWKCLSVCRSLECGLAALSTGSTPAVRHEVEAKENEAVAPEFINRNPRNLELLGVARKERGWATLWPNREFWHRLRVIKTQHHIEALVEHQNGQVVVSASTREWAIKKHLYNTRNVAACESIGRVLAQRCLEAGINFMVYQPTPWEASSDSIKCLQNAMTEGGVVLQEPRRIYE